CTACGGCATCAACATGGCCGAATACGGCGTGCCGGGCCTGAAGTTCAACGTCTACTCCGCTCGCGGCTGGGGCATCGACGGCACCCACTACACCGGCAACCGCGGTGTGGTCGGCAAAGGCTACGACGGTATCCAGGTCCAGGACGGCGAAAAACACCAGGAATACGGTGTCGGCAGCTCCTACGCCATCCAGAGCGGCCCGCTTAAAGCCACTACCGTGCGCGCAACCTACGTTGAGCACCGCGGCAGCGAGTTCCAGTCCGACGGCAGCATCAAAGAGTTCCGTCTGGTCACCACCATCCCGTTCAACATTCTTTAATTAGCGCCAGGTAAACGGCGGGCTCAGGACGAGCCCGCCGTCTACGTTTTTACTGGTCCCATCGATTGCAGAGGGTTCCGAATGAAAATGCTCCCGCTACAAGCCGCCATGGCTGCCGCGCTGTTGAGCGTGGCGATCGGCGTTTCGGCCAAACCACTGGTGGTCTGCACCGAAGCCAGCCCGGAAGGTTTTGACCCGGTCCTGTACACCACGGCGGTGACCGCTGACGCCGCCGCTGAAACCATGTTCAACCGTCTGGTGGACTTCAAGCCCGGCACCACCGAAGTCGTTCCCGCGCTGGCCAAGGCCCTGCCCGAGATCAGCGCCGATGGCCTGACCTACACCTTCCACCTGCGTGACGACATCAAGTTCCACACCACCGACTATTTCAAACCCACGCGCAACCTGAACGCCGACGACGTGCTTTGGAGTTTCCAGCGCCAGCTGGACCCGAATCACCCGTGGCATAAAAAGTCCCTCGTGGGCTACCCGTACTTCGAAAGCATGGGCTTCAAGGAACTGCTCAAGAGCGTAGAGAAGACGGACGATCACACCGTCGTTTTCACCCTGACCCGTCCTGAAGCACCGTTCCTGGCCGACCTGGGCATGGCATTCTCTTCAATTCATTCGAAGGAATACGCCGACCAGTTGCTCAAGTCCGGCAAGACCGATGACCTCAACGCCAAGCCCATCGGCACTGGTCCGTTCATCTTCATCCGCTATCAAAAAGACGCCCAGGCGCGGTTCAAGGCCAACCCTGACTACTTCCGTGGCAAACCGGCAGTCGATCCGCTGATCCTGGCGATCAGCACCGATAACAACGTGCGCCTGCAAAAGCTCAAGGCCAACGAATGCCAGATCGCGTTGTTCCCCAAGCCGGATGACATTCCAAGCATCAAGAAAGATCCGAACCTGAAAGTCGATGAACTGGCGGCGATGACCACCAGTTACACCGCGTTGAACACCACCCACAAATACATGAGCGATGCGCGGGTACGTCACGCGATCAACATCGCGTTCGACAAGGCCGGCTATACCGAAGCCCTGTTTGGCAAAGGCAATGCGGTGGTAGGCACCGGCCCTTATCCGCCGACCTTGCTGGGTTTCAACGACAAACTGAAAAACCCGCCCCGCGACCTGGACAAGGCCCGCGCCCTGCTCAAGGAAGCCGGCGTACCGGAAGGCACCGAGTTCACCCTGTTCACCCGTAACGGCGGCGGCCCGACCAACCCGAACCCGATGCTCGGCGCCCAGCGCATGCAGGCGGATCTGGCGCAGATTGGCCTGAAGGTGAATATCAAAGTCATGGAATGGGGCGAGATGCTCAAGCGTGCCAAGAACGGTGAGCACGACATGGTTTCGGCTGGCTGGGTAGGTGACAACGGCGACCCGGATAACTTCCTTACGCCAAACCTGAGTTGCGATGCTGCGAAAAACGGCGAAAACTACGCACGCTGGTGTAACAAAGAGTTCCAAGACTTGATCGACAAGGCCCGCGCCGTCGCTGAACCCGGCCAGCGCGCTGCACTCTATGAACAAGCACAGGACGTTTTCGACAAGGACCAACCATGGCTCCCCATGGCTTACCCGAAACTGTTCACCGCCATGCGCAAGAACGTAGAAGGCTTCACCCAAAGCCCTCTGGGTACAAATAACTTCGCCACCACCCAGGTGAAGTAAATAAGAAAAACGCTCGGCGCCGTCGCGATTGACGGCGCCGGACCTGCCTAACCGGCTGATTGAGGTACACCACAAGATGTTTAGTTTTATTGCCCGCCGACTGGGGTTATTGATCCCCACGTTCTTCGGCATCACGTTGCTGACGTTTGCGTTGATACGCATGATTCCAGGCGACCCCGTAGAAGTCATGATGGGCGAACGCCGCGTCGACCCCGAGATGCACGCACAGGCAATGGAGCGCCTTGGCCTTAACAAGCCGCTGTATGCGCAATACCTGGATTATGTCGGCAAGCTCGCCCAGGGTGACCTTGGCGAATCGCTGCGTACCCGCACCAGCGTGTGGACCGAATTCACCGCCCTCTTCCCGGCGACCCTGGAACTGTCCATGGCCGCCCTGTTGTTCGCCGGTATCCTGGGCCTGCTGGCCGGGGTGATCGCGGCCTTGAAGCGAGGATCCCTGTTCGACCACGGGGTGATGGGCATCTCCCTGGCGGGCTATTCGATGCCGATCTTCTGGTGGGGCCTGATCCTGATCATGTTCTTCTCGGTCAGCCTGGGCTGGACCCCGGTGTCCGGGCGTATCGACCTGCTCTACGACATCGAGCCGCGCACCGGTTTCATGCTGATCGACACCCTGCTGGCTGACGAGCCGGACGCCTTCTGGGACGCACTGCACCACCTGATCCTGCCGGCCATCGTGCTCGGCACCATCCCGCTGGCGGTGATCGCGCGGATGACCCGCTCCTCGATGCTCGAAGTGCTGCGTGAAGACTACATCCGCACCGCCAAGGCCAAGGGCCTGTCGCCGGCGCGGGTGGTGTTCGTGCACGGCCTGCGTAACGCGCTGATTCCGGTACTGACCGTGGTCGGCCTGCAAGTCGGCACGCTGCTGGCCGGTGCGGTATTGACCGAGACCATCTTCTCCTGGCCCGGCATCGGCAAATGGCTGATCGAAGCCATCGGCGCGCGGGACTACCCAGTGGTTCAGAACGGCATCCTGCTGATCGCCTGCCTGGTGATCCTGGTGAATTTCGTGGTGGATATCCTCTACGGCTTCGCCAACCCACGCATCCGTCACCAGCGCTGAGATCATGACCATGACCACACCTACTCAAGTGTCAGCAGTCGATCAAAGCCTGCTGTACCCGTCCCCGTACAAAGAATTCTGGCAATCCTTCTCCAAGAACAAAGGCGCGGTTGCCGGCCTGTTGTTCATGTTGTTGATCGTGTTCTGCGCGATCTTCGCGCCGTGGGTAGCACCGCATAACCCGAGCGAGCAGTACCGCGACTTCCTGCTCACCCCGCCGGCTTGGCTGGAAGGCGGGCAGATCCAGTTCCTGCTGGGTACCGACGAACTGGGCCGTGACTTGCTCTCGCGCCTGATCCAGGGTTCGCGCCTGTCGTTGCTGATCGGTTTGTCGTCGGTGGTGATGTCGCTGATCCCGGGCATCCTGCTGGGCCTGTTCGCCGGGTTCTTCCCGCGCTTGCTTGGCCCGACCATCATGCGCCTGATGGACATCATGCTGGCCCTGCCCTCGCTGCTGCTGGCCGTGGCCATTGTCGCGATCCTCGGCCCTGGCCTGATCAACACCGTGATCGCGATCGCCATCGTGTCGCTGCCGTCCTACGTGCGCCTGACCCGCGCCGCCGTGATGGGCGAACTGAACCGTGACTACGTGACCGCCGCCCGCCTTGCCGGTGCCGGCCTGCCGCGCCTGATGTTCATCACCGTGCTGCCCAACTGCATGGCACCGCTGATCGTCCAGGCCACCCTGAGCTTTTCTTCGGCGATCCTCGATGCCGCCGCGTTGGGCTTCCTGGGCCTCGGTGTACAACCGCCAACCCCTGAGTGGGGCACCATGCTGGCTTCGGCCCGTGACTACATCGAACGTGCCTGGTGGGTCGTGAGCCTGCCGGGTCTGACCATTTTGCTCAGCGTGCTGGCAATCAACTTGATGGGCGACGGCTTGCGCGATGCGCTGGACCCGAAACTCAAGAACGCCGCCTGAGGAGATTCCCATGTCACTGTTAGAAATCAAGAATCTCAACGTGCGCTTCGGCGACAAGACCGCCGTGCCGGTGGTCGATGGCCTCGACATT
Above is a genomic segment from Pseudomonas azadiae containing:
- a CDS encoding ABC transporter substrate-binding protein, with the protein product MKMLPLQAAMAAALLSVAIGVSAKPLVVCTEASPEGFDPVLYTTAVTADAAAETMFNRLVDFKPGTTEVVPALAKALPEISADGLTYTFHLRDDIKFHTTDYFKPTRNLNADDVLWSFQRQLDPNHPWHKKSLVGYPYFESMGFKELLKSVEKTDDHTVVFTLTRPEAPFLADLGMAFSSIHSKEYADQLLKSGKTDDLNAKPIGTGPFIFIRYQKDAQARFKANPDYFRGKPAVDPLILAISTDNNVRLQKLKANECQIALFPKPDDIPSIKKDPNLKVDELAAMTTSYTALNTTHKYMSDARVRHAINIAFDKAGYTEALFGKGNAVVGTGPYPPTLLGFNDKLKNPPRDLDKARALLKEAGVPEGTEFTLFTRNGGGPTNPNPMLGAQRMQADLAQIGLKVNIKVMEWGEMLKRAKNGEHDMVSAGWVGDNGDPDNFLTPNLSCDAAKNGENYARWCNKEFQDLIDKARAVAEPGQRAALYEQAQDVFDKDQPWLPMAYPKLFTAMRKNVEGFTQSPLGTNNFATTQVK
- a CDS encoding ABC transporter permease subunit, which translates into the protein MFSFIARRLGLLIPTFFGITLLTFALIRMIPGDPVEVMMGERRVDPEMHAQAMERLGLNKPLYAQYLDYVGKLAQGDLGESLRTRTSVWTEFTALFPATLELSMAALLFAGILGLLAGVIAALKRGSLFDHGVMGISLAGYSMPIFWWGLILIMFFSVSLGWTPVSGRIDLLYDIEPRTGFMLIDTLLADEPDAFWDALHHLILPAIVLGTIPLAVIARMTRSSMLEVLREDYIRTAKAKGLSPARVVFVHGLRNALIPVLTVVGLQVGTLLAGAVLTETIFSWPGIGKWLIEAIGARDYPVVQNGILLIACLVILVNFVVDILYGFANPRIRHQR
- a CDS encoding ABC transporter permease subunit, which produces MTTPTQVSAVDQSLLYPSPYKEFWQSFSKNKGAVAGLLFMLLIVFCAIFAPWVAPHNPSEQYRDFLLTPPAWLEGGQIQFLLGTDELGRDLLSRLIQGSRLSLLIGLSSVVMSLIPGILLGLFAGFFPRLLGPTIMRLMDIMLALPSLLLAVAIVAILGPGLINTVIAIAIVSLPSYVRLTRAAVMGELNRDYVTAARLAGAGLPRLMFITVLPNCMAPLIVQATLSFSSAILDAAALGFLGLGVQPPTPEWGTMLASARDYIERAWWVVSLPGLTILLSVLAINLMGDGLRDALDPKLKNAA